The following is a genomic window from Lactococcus carnosus.
TGCTATCGTTGCTGTTTTTGCAGCCGATACGATCGTTAACAGCATGAAGGCACTATGGGGACGTATGCGCCCTTATGAAATGAATCAGGGCTGGACTAATTTCACCTCATGGTTACAAATTAATGGTGAAAATGGTCATAAATCATTCCCATCAGGCCATTCACAAGAAGGCTGGATAGCCCTTCTCCTTCCCTTGTTCGTTTCACCAAAACTTGGGAATAAGCGCCGCAACACCTTTATCTTCGCTGTTGTCTTTGGCTCTCTAGTCGCTATTTCACGACTTAGACTTGGTGCCCATTTCCTAAGTGATGTGACAATGGGGTCATTTATCTCGATTGTTGTCATCTATGCAGTCGCTAGACTCTTAAATGAAAAACTCATGGGAGATTCTCTCCACTAAGCAATAGCTAGTAAGAAAAAAACCGATGTCAATAGGCACGGTTTTTTGTCTTTCTTTGATAGCCCTATCAGGCATGATTTTTTCTATTCCAGATAAAGGCATATCTAGTTAAAATCAGCAAGCCTACAATCCAAACAAACATCGCTAAAATACTGATATCAGTAAGTGCTAAGTGACCTGAGTTCATAAATATATTCGTATTCGCACCAACAAAAGAGAGACTGATCAGATGTGACAAGTAGGTATTTTGAATAAAATCTGGTAACATGGCTAGCACTAGCGCCATCATCGTCATCCCAAATCCAAAGAGTGTAGCCTGGGTTTGATTTTTAGTGAACAATGCGATAGATAGATTAGCTAATATAAATATGACACAGGTGCCTATGGCGATGAATAAATAAAGGGGCCAATTTGGCAGACTAACTCTAATCAGAAAAGGAAAGATAAGGCATGACCCTATCGATAGGATAAGAGGAAACATAATGATAGAGATGATGTATTCTTTTAACGTTACGCCAGCTAAAATAAGCGTTCGTAAATTTTTCTTTTCCTTTTCCTCACTTACCATGATCGACACAAAGCACCCCGATGTCATACTATAGATAAAATTTAAAACAAATGTTAAGAACAATAGTTTACCTTGATATTGCGGGATAAACGATACAGGTAGAAAGTAGCCAATCGGTATACCAATACACAAATAAAGCAAGACTTTATTTGCCATCAGATAATGCCATCTTAACCAAAATAAACTTTTTAAGCGATCTAATTTAGTCATTCTCAAATTTCTCCCCCGTTAGTTGAATAAAGATAGAGGCTAAAGTGGCTTCTGATGTATGGATACTTGAAATATGCTGTGCCAAGTAGTTTGCCGTCTCTTCTTGGGGGACGGTGATACTTTTGCCATTTTGAAAACGAATCACGACCTTGCCTTTATCGCTATATTTGTCGATGACTGCTTGAGGTGCACCTGCTTCTATAATTTTGCCTTGATGTAGTAAAGCAATCTCATCACAGATTTCTGTCGCTTCAGTCATATCGTGCGTTGTTAAAAAAATGGTCACACCTTTATTTTTTAACTCAAGTAACAGACGGTGTACTTCACGAGATAAAGTAGGATCCAAACCAGAGGTTGGCTCATCTAAAAATAATAGCTTAGGTGTATGCAAAACAGCTTGGATTAATAGCAACCTTTGTTTCATGCCTGTTGATAGATCAATAGCTTTTTTGTTCTTGTCATCAAACAAGTCTAACCGCCTTAATAACTGATCTAGATAGTCCGTCGACACATGATAAAACTTAGCAAAAAACAAGAGATTTTTATAGATAGAGAGCCGTTCATAAAAGCCGATGGTATCACTCATGATCCCAATGTCAAGGAGGTCATCACTTCCTATCTGTCTGCTATCTTTACCCAATACCCAGGCTTGGCCACTATCTTGTGTCAACTGGCCAGTCAAGATATTAATCGTTGTTGATTTTCCAGAGCCAGATGGCCCTAAAAAACCAAATATCTGTCCCTCGGAGATGGTAAAGCTGATATCATCAACTGCCATTCTGCCATTAAATGCTTTCGTCACATGCCTTAGTTCAATCATTTACTGCTACCTTACCTAGCTTACTAGTCAGTTTTGTATGCTATTATCCTATCTTTAGTCTATTAAACTTCTTCATTATAACAAATTCTTTTATTTCAAGCTATTGATAGCCTATAAACAATAAAACCACTATCAGACTAGACTAGTGGTCTTATTATCTATTTAAAATAAGCAAGCCTTCTATAATAAAGTTGCTCTTATCTCGAACCCACTATCCCTTAATTACTTGATAGAGGGCAATAATCTCTTTGGCCAAATCGACGAAAGCGATGCCTGTCATCAAATGATCCTGGGCATGTACCATATAAATAGAGACATCAACTGCTTCTCCATTTGCGGCTTTAGTTAACAGCTCTGTCTGACCGTGATGGGCTTTGACGATGGCCTCATTTGCTGCTTGAATCGCACTATCAGCTTTTGTAAAATCACCTGCTTTAGCGGCTTGAATCGCTTCAATCGCTGAAGACTTAGCCTCGCCGCCATACATAATCAGTGGCATAATGACAGCCATCTGTTCATCGTTCATCGTGTTCCCTCCTTATAATACCTCGCCATTTGATGCAATCACTTGTTGGTACCAATCAAATGATGCTTTCTTACTACGGTTTAATGTGCCATTTCCCTCATTGTCTTTATCAACATAAATCATGCCATAGCGTTTTTTCATCTCACCTGTACCAGCAGATACAAGGTCGATAAATCCCCAAGGTGTATAACCGATAAGTTCAACCCCATCGATGTCAACTGCATCTTTCATCTGCTCGATATGCGCCTTCAGATAGGCAATGCGATAGGTATCTTGAATCTTACCATCTACTACCTCATCTACAGCACCAAAGCCATTTTCGACGATGAAAAGGGGGAGTTCATATCTTTCGTTAAACCAGTTCATAACATAACGTAGACCAAGGGGATCTATTTGCCAACCCCAGTCACTCGCCTCAACATAAGGATTTCGAATGAGTTCTTTAGCTTCATCGTAGTCAAATCCAGCGCCATTATCCGTATCTTTGACAGCAAAACTCATGTAATAAGAGAAACCGATATAGTCAACAGTCCCTGCTGCTAGATCTTGCTTATCAGTCTCAGTCATATCTAATGTAAAACCACGACGCTTGAAGTAAGTCGTGATATAGCTTGGATAATGTCCTCGAACATGTACATCACTAAACCAATAGCGTCGTTGCATGGCGACTTGTGCCTTCATGATATCTCGTGGCTTCATCGTTGCTGGATAAATCGGACACATGGCAATCATACTACCAATTTGAAAATCAGGATTAATCTCATGGCCAATTTTGACTGCACGTGCACTGGCAACCAACTCATAGTGAGCTGCTTGGTACATGACAGGTTCACGGTCTTCATCTGCTTCAAATTTTAAGCCTGAGTTTGTAAATGGTGCAAAGTCATCTACATAATTCGCTTGGTTATTAATCTCATTAAATGTCATCCAATAAGTCACTTTATCTTTGTAGCGCCTAAATACGGTCTCTGCAAAATGAACAAAGAAGTCGATCACTTTACGATTGCGCCAGCCACCATATTCAGTGACTAAATGATAAGGCATTTCAAAGTGTGATAAGGTGATGACTGGTGCGATACCATGTTTCAAACATTCATCGAACAAATCGTCATAAAACTGTAGGCCAGCTTCATTAGGCGCTGCTTCATCTCCCTTTGGAAAAATACGCGTCCAGGCGATAGATGTTCGAAAGCAGGTGAGACCAAGTTCTGCAAATAAGGCAATATCTGTTTTATAGCGATGATAAAAGTCAATTGCTTCATGATTGGGGTAGTTCTCACCGGGTAAGACACCATCTGTAATACGACGCGCCACACCATTTGCCCCGACCGTCATCACATCAGCGACCGAAACACCTTTACCGCCTGCTTGCCAGCCACCTTCGAGTTGGTGAGCTGCTACGGCACCACCCCATAAAAAATCTTTTCTTAATGTCATTTTTTCCTCCATCTAAATGATGCTCATTTTCTTTAAAATTGACTATCGTTATACTTTATTATTTGCTGCTACATTTTCTTGCTCTTGTTTAACAGTAATTTGATCCATTTTTTTAGCAAATGGTAAATAAATGAGGAAAGTCATCACTAGACAAACTGCTTGTAAAACTGCTGCTTGCCAACCGTTTACTAAAAATCCAGAAATAATTGGTGGTGTTGTCCATGGTACAACCACGCCACCAAACATCGGTACCAATCCGATATAAATCGCAAAATATGTCAATAATCCTGATGCGACTGGTGCAACTACAAATGGCAAGAACATGATTGGATTCATTACAATCGGCGCAGCAAATATCACTGGTTCATTAATATTGAAAAGACTAGGGACAATTGATAATTTGCCAAGCTCTTTATATTGACTTGATTTTGCTAACGTGACCATGAATAAAACCAAGCCTATTGTCATCCCTGCTCCAGTTACAGTCATATACTGATCAAGAAATTGTTGTGTTACAATCTTACCACCATTTGCAAGCGTCAAAGCTTTACCAGAATCTAGAATCACTTTATTATCAACTGAATTAGCTGTCAATAATGGTCCCATAATACCGCCAACAATGGTTGAGCCATGTATGCCTAGGAACCAAAACATGGGAATGAGTAGCCCCATAATAATGACACCAGGTAAGGTAGATGTCACGCCTTGTAATGGCGTCTGTAGTACTTTATAAATCCAGTCAAAGAATGTCGTTTGAAATTTATCAAAAATGATGTAAACAATTAATGTGATTGAGACAATCGCCACACCTGGTATTAAGGCTGTAAATGCCCCCGCCACATTGGGTGGTACACCCTCAGGCATTTTGATACGGATGTCATGTTTAATAAACCAAGCATAAGTCGCACCAACAAATAGACCGACAATAATCCCAACGATCATGCCTTTACCGCCAGTCCACTCTTTATTGATGACATTCCCAATGATGTTACCACTATTTGTCTCTGTCATTTCTGAACTCATGAGTAAGATAAAGGATGCCATCGCTATCATTCCTGCTGGTAATGTTTCTGCTATCCCTTGTTCCTTGACATAACAAATGGCAATCCCCATTGCCCCAAATATTGCCATCAAGGCAAATGTTGCACCATATGTTTGATTAAAGTAAGGCGTTAAGCCAGCATTATCTAGGGCAACGCTGACGGCCTTGATTGGAAAATTGGCGAGTAGTAAAAAGATTGAGCCAATAATTGAAAAGGGCATGGTGTAAAGCATCCCATTTCTAAAGCCAACCATGGGCTTAGTTGAGACAAACCGCATCACCTTTGGTATTAATGTCTCATTGATAAATTCCTTCATGATAGATACTCCTCTTAAATTAATTAACGACAGCTAGATGGTAAGCGCTTACTTGATTATCAGTATAACTTATCTTCTAGAAATAATAAATAGGATTTGTCCATCTTGAAACGCGTTACATGGATTGAAACAAAAAAAGTTAAGCTACTCAAATTGAGCTTAACTTTTTTGATTGATCAATGCTTTGGGTCTTAACATGATGTGCCATTATTTCTAGCAAGGCAAGCACTGGTAGCTGTGTTGTTAGCTTTATGGCTGTTGAATAAGCAAACTCATCTATCATATAGTAGGAGAAATTAAAATCTGACATTTTTGAAATCGTTGATGCATCATCATTCGTTATCGATATGATCTTCGCCCCATTCTTTTTAAAACGATCTAACTGTTCGATCACTTCGCTCGTTTCACCTGAAACTGATAGGACAATCATACAAGACTGTTGATAACTATCCCTTGGGATTGGCAAATACGGGTCTGTAATGACGAAAGATTGGATCCCTACGTTATTAAAATATCTATAACCATATGCTGCTAATGCACCACTAGTCCCTATCCCCATAAAGGTCGTATAGTGACTAGATTCAATCAATTGACAAGCCTGTGACAACTTTTCTTGAAATGCATGGCCAGTTAGGCCTTTTAAAAAAGCATTCAACTGTAAGAAATTGGCATAATAGCTTTCTAAAGAGGTCTCAACCTGATTAGGCTGCATGATATAGAATTTAAGCTCTGAAAATCCAGTAAACCCTAAATGTCGACAAAATCTAACAATCGTTGCCGTTGATACATGGGTCAACTGGGCAAATTCTCTTATGGTCATTTGACTCACGTCGGCCATATGATCTGTCAAGTAGTTGTAAATTTGAAACTCAGTCTCATTTAATTTCTTGATTTTCTCGATTTGAAACACAAACATCCCCTTTTTTCCCGAGGCTAGCTTGCTATCGAATATCAATTTTTAAGCTAATATTAACTTTGTAATTTACTTTCACGACTGTCAAATGCTGCCACTGCTAGCACAACTAATTTCTCAATCAAATCACCATAGGTTAAGCCCATATTTTCCCATAAAAGAGGATACATAGAAAACTGAGTGAAGCCTGGTATGGCATTAATCTCATTCAAATAGAGTTGATTGTCAGGTGTCATGAAAAAGTCACAGCGCGATAGGCCTGTCCCAGCAACTGCACGATAGGCGATCTCCGCAAACTCCCGCATTTTTGCTATCGTTTCGTCAGGAATTTCTGCAGGAATGGCCATGGTAATTTGATTATCGATATACTTGGACTGATAGTCATAAAAGGCGACGTCTTTAACCACCTCACCTGGCAATGTCGACGACACATCTGAATTACCAAGTATGGCCACTTCAATTTCACGCGCGTTAACCCCCTGCTCGATCAAAATCCGATTATCAAATTTGATGGCTTCATCGATTGCGCTCGGTAAGTCTGCTGCTGTTTCAACTTTAGAAATGCCGACAGATGACCCCATGTTAGCTGGTTTAACAAAGACAGGATAATTTAGCTTATCATTAACTTCGCCTATCTTCTGCTCAATCTCGGATAAGTCAGTCAGTGCCACATAAGGTACCTGTGGGACATGAACGGACTCAAAAACGTGTTTGGCCATGATCTTATCCATGGTCACGCTAGCTGATGTGATACTAGGACCCACATAAGGCATCCTAAGAATTTCGAGGAAGCCTTGAATAGACCCATCTTCGCCCATCGGCCCATGAAGGATTGGGAATACTACGGCATCTTTTTCATAAATACTAGCCGGTGACACAAAATCAGATGCACCACTTGTCGCATTCGTCATTAACTTGGTCCCAACTTGGGGTGTCTCAGTAAAAGACTGGGTTTTGATGAAGTCACCTGCTTGTGTGATAAAAAAAGTATGCACCACAAACTTAGCATAATTTATAGCAAAAATAACACTCTCAGCTGATAGTACGGATACCTCTCGTTCAGCACTACGCCCACCATATAGTAAAATTAAAACTTGTTTTGTCATCTTATCTCCTTGAAATCATATCGTCATTATTATTATATCATAAAAACAATCACGCTATCTTTTACGCCTACAGATAATCATATCAGGTTATAACTTGTTAAGTAGGGATCACCCGCATAAATCAAGTAAGTTTTACGCTATAAAAAAAAGTGATAGGCCCGGTTAGTTGGCTTATCAACTCTCTTTATTTTTTCAGGTATCTGGTGGTCTCGCCTAAACAGCTTATATTTCCTGACGATTTTCAACCGCCTTGCTTAGCGTCACCTCATCAGCATATTCGATATCACTCCCAACAGCTAACCCTCTTGCCAGACGTGTCACTTTAATCCCTGCAGGCTTGATCATCCGAGCCAAATACATGGCCGTAGCCTCACCATCACTGGTTGCATTTGTCGCGATAATAATCTCTGCTACCTCACTATCCATTAACCTTGTAATCAAAGTTTTGACGTTAATATCATCTGGACTCACACCATTCATGGGACTAATCGTGCCATGTAAGACATGATATAGACCAGTATATTCTCTAATTCTTTCCATAGCAAGGACATCTTTTGATTCCTCTACTACAAAAATAGTCGTCTTATCTCTTGCATCATCCGTACAAATATTACAAGGATCCGCATCCGTCAGATTACCGCAGATACTACAAAAATGAAGATCTCGCTTTGCTGACAAGAGATTTGCCGCGAAGGCATTTACGTCATCATCTGACATCCCTATGGTATAAAATGCCAGTCTAGTCGCTGTTTTTTGACCAATACCTGGCAGTTTTGCATAAGACTCGATGAGCTTAGCAATTGGTTCTGGATAATAAGCCATCCTTGTCCTCTTCTATATATATATTTCTATTTAAAGTGGTTGCACTAGGTCTTAGTTTGTTAACCATCTCATCTAATTTTTGTGATAAAACAGATACTCTAGTCAAGCATGTCAACTTAGCGTAATCTTGCTAATAAGCTATCCGGTACTTGCCAATAGCCGATACGACCCATACTACCAGAAAAATACAGATATCGTTTACCATTCTTTACTTGCAATACCGATGCTTGTAAAACAAGGGACTGATCCGCACTTTCGTTCAGATACAGTTCATTAATAGACTTACCCTTTATAGAACCTGATCTAGTAAAATCAGGTTTTTTACTAATTAATGTGCGCAGTTCATGCAGTATTTTTTGCTGCTTATCTTTATCTGCTTGATGCATAAGGAACTGATTATCATAAGTGGCATAAGTAAGGTAGGTAGGCCTTAAAAAATCAAAAGCATCCGCTACAGTGTTAATTTTTTCACTACACCAAGTCATCATGCTGGCCCCATCAGAATATGGCGTCATCTCCACAAGTAGTTTTTCTTGTGGTAAGCTGTTTATCTTCCAAAGTTTTGACTTAGTCTTTAGATCCAACTCTTTATTTTTGTAGTCACCAACATAAGTCGCGCCACCAAAGATTTTTGTATCTTTCCCATCACCTGATAGGTTTGGCATAATATAGGCAGTTGCGTAATAAGTCTTACCATCATAAGTAAGTGTTTCGCTATTCTCTGTCCTCATAACATACCAAAAATAGACTAACCCACTAACTAGTATGAGCAATAGGATACTACCTGACAAATAGAGACGCTTCCGCTGTTTATTTATCGGATATCTGACAGCCTTTTTCATTGATTATCCATTCTTGTAACATCTTATTTGAACCCATACATTGAATTGTACAGATTAACAATATCTCTGGTCATATCTTGATTGGCATGGGTAGTTACCCCACCGTCTTTGATGATTGTATCTGGGATCATAACACCAATCGCAATTTGTGGCTTATCTGATGGGGCATAGGCGACCACGTTATTGACTGATGTATAAACTTGGTTGCCAGCTGCATCTAATGTGAAGGTCTCTGATGTACCTGTCTTAGCATTAATACTCACACTAGCACCATTCATGACATCTTTACCAGTTGCCATGTTACCACCGTGGGTTACCTGATACATACCTTGTTGCAGTAATTTAATATTATCCTGAGAGATTGGGATGGTATTGAGCGTTTTTGAAGCAATCGTTTTCTCTAATTTGCCCAATGGACCGTCTGTTGTACTCCCATAAATACCATCGACAAGGCGTGGGGTAACGCGTTTGCCGTCGTTTGCGATCGTTGCAGCATACTGCGCCAATTGCATCGGTGTATACGTATCGTACTGACCAAAACTTTCATCTAGATAATTGGCTGCATCTGCATCTTGTCCAATAAAGCCATTTGAAGACCCTGGTATATCAATACCCGTTGCCACACCTAGTCCATACTCTCCATAAGTTTTACGCATTTTTTTAAATGAATCATCTAGTTTAGAGGTAAATATTGTCATGCCTGGTTGGTAGGGCTGACCCATGATATTTAGCGCTGTTTGAATCATATAGGTATTAGAAGAATACTCTAGGGCTTGAACAGCAGTAATGGGTGTTACTCGGCCATTTGTAAACCAGGATTGTTTGGTTGGAGAGCCTAGGATATTAATCGGTTGGTCGTTCAGAACTTGGTTGCCAGACAGGACATTATTTTCCCATCCCGCAGTAATTGTACCCATTTTGACCACAGAACCTGGTGGAAAGCCACTTTGAATTGTGCCTAGTGCATCGTCGGTAATTTGACCCGTTTTTTTGTCATGCGCAATCCCTGCCATCGCATAAATCCCACCTGTTGAGGGATTCATTACCACTGCATAAGCACCTTGGGAAAGTGCACCATAGCCTTCACGCTGTAGGGCATCAAAATTACGTTTCAAAATATCTTGTACACCTTGCTGAAATTTCGAATCAAGTGTTAGTTTGAGATTATTACCTGCCTCACCCTTTACAAGGGTCTCCTCTTTCTTAACATGTCCTTGTTTATCCACGATGACGCGCTTAACAGCATTCGTTCCATGCAAGGCATCTTCATAGCCTTTTTCCAGATAAGAGGTCCCTACACGATCGTTACGTGAGTAACCTTTTTTAAGGTAAGCCGCTAAGTCTTCCGCTGGAATCCCTGTCTTTTCACTTGTCACCGTACCTAAAATACTGGTCAGCGTTGGGTCATGGTATTCTCTTTCCCAAGTGCTACCGACTGAGATGCCTTTGAAGTAGCGCTCATTTTCAGCAATTTTTGCTTGTTGTTCAGCTGTGAAATCACCTGATGCGATGATTGTCGTCGCAAAATTAGATGTCGCATTCATTTTTTTATAGAGCATGGCAGCGATCTGGGTATCCAAATCAAATGTACTCTCTGCTTTTGTCACTTTTTTTACATATTTTGCATAAAGTTTGCCTTCATCCAATCTCTCGCCAGTTTTCTTGTTGATAAGCTCTTTATCAGGGACACGACTTTGTACTTTAGAAAAGTTCTCTGGATCTGCTAGGAAGAAATCAATCCGATCACGCTCAGTTAAGCTGTCTGTTGAGACCGACTCTGGAATCACACTGACTAATTTAATGGCAACCTGGCGCATCATTTCTGCCGACATCATATTTGTACGTGTAAAGTTTATCGTCTGAACTGACTTGTTGCTGACCATGGGAGTGCCAGTCGCGTCAAATATTTGTCCTCTTGCCGTCCCTTCTGTCACAGTCGACATAGAACCCGACGTTGCAAGTTTCTTATCATAAAAGCCTTTATCTGCGATTTGCATCTGATAAAGTCTACCAATTAATACTAGAAACAGGGCAAAAATGATAAAGAACAAGACATTAATGCGCTTTAATATAGCTTTTGATGGGTTCTCTAACACGTGGGGTGTCTTATTATTTGTTAACTTTTTTTTAGATTTCATTAGTACCATTATACGATAATTTAGAGTAAAAAAAAACTGCTAATCTCGATAAGCCGATCTTTTTCAAAAGCAGATGAGTAGTCGTTTATTTTTTTTATTGACAATAAATCCTGTGGAAAAGCTCTTGTTTCCTCTATTCAGTCAGACATAATCTAATTTTTTTCATAAAATATGATATAATATGAACATATTTATTAAATAGTTGGAGCGTATTATGAGTAAGAAAAGAAGACACCCACATCGTAAGAAAAAGCATCCTGTATTAAAAGTGATTTTAATACTAGTTGCATTAATTATCATTGCTATTTCAGCAATCCTTTATACACTCTATAAAAATGTTGACACAACATTTTCAAATTCATACACGACTTTTCCAAAAACAACGCAGGTTGATTTAAAAAATGCACAACCGTTTACAACACTCATTATTGAAACGGGGACAAATAATTCAAAAAACATCGCTTATGCTGCTGTTTTAGCTTCTACAAATAAAGCAACAAAACAAACGACTTTTATGAATTTCCCAGTTTTTGCAACATTGCCTAATACAAAGACGATCAACGATATTTATAGTAGTGAAGGTACTGCTGGTATTATCCAATCGATCAAAGACTTGATGCATGTCTCAGTCAATAAAGTCATTCAAATTGATATTGATAAAATTGGGTCGCTAATAGAAGCAACAGGTGGCGTATCGATGCAAAATCCCAGAGCCTTCAACGCAGAAGGCTATCAATTCAAGCAAGGCACGATCAGTTTAAAGACCGCTGACCAAGTCCAAGCTTATCTGACACAACTTGGTGATACCGATCTTGATGCATCGATTACACGTATCCAAAATGTCTCGATGGCACTTTACGGCAACATTCAAAATGGGTTACGTAGCAAAAAAATCGAAAGTGTCAATTACTATCGTAACATTCTCCATGCTTTTACAAATATGGCCAAAACAAATGTCAATTTTGACGATGCAAAAACAATTGGCCTGAAATATAATCAAGCACTCATGCATACAAGCAAGCTAAATCTCCATACAACAGATGTAGCTGGTAAAGAAGTTATATCTCAGGCTGAGCTAGATACTGTTAAAGCACTTTTTGAGAAATCATTAAAATAAGGGTTCAAAAAAATTATCCTACTAAGTAAGCAGTAAACAGGTCCAGTTTTTAAGTTAAGCAAGGCTGTAAGCACAGTCATGAATTGATAAAATGTGTTGTGCATTCATCCATTTTAGTTGATTCATGGCTTTTTTTGCTGTAAAAAAAAACGATGACGAAATTACTTCCCCACCGTAGACCATAGCACCATTTTGCTTGATTACTTACTTCATCACAATGTAGTCTGGCACTGCACGATCATCCTGACTTGCAATAATTGTTTGACCATTTACTGCAAGTTGGCTTGACCCGCCACTATCCAGCAACAACATATTTTGGAGATTCAATTTTGATACCGTATTCATAATATTATCGTAACCTGCACCAGTATCACTCATGATCGCATAGAGATTATTATCTTTATCATTCGCAATAAAAATATGAATTTTCCAGTCTACTGAACCATCATTCAGTTGCACTTTGCCATCTCGAATCATCGCTCCCCCGAAATCATAGGCTTGTTGCCCACCATTTTTAATAATGGTAGCAGCAGACGTCCTTGAATCATATATCTGACATGAGCCATCTTTATTGATCACAAAAGCATACTGAATAGTTGTACCTGCGCTCCAATCCTGGATCAACTTGCCATTATTAATTTGGAAACCAGCAACCTGACCTGTTTGCATGTTGAATGCTGAGGCATTCATAATTAAGGCATTTGGATATTTAGCGATAACTTCTGCCATCTTCATCCGTTGATCAGTCAGATTCGTTACTGTTTT
Proteins encoded in this region:
- a CDS encoding penicillin-binding transpeptidase domain-containing protein encodes the protein MKSKKKLTNNKTPHVLENPSKAILKRINVLFFIIFALFLVLIGRLYQMQIADKGFYDKKLATSGSMSTVTEGTARGQIFDATGTPMVSNKSVQTINFTRTNMMSAEMMRQVAIKLVSVIPESVSTDSLTERDRIDFFLADPENFSKVQSRVPDKELINKKTGERLDEGKLYAKYVKKVTKAESTFDLDTQIAAMLYKKMNATSNFATTIIASGDFTAEQQAKIAENERYFKGISVGSTWEREYHDPTLTSILGTVTSEKTGIPAEDLAAYLKKGYSRNDRVGTSYLEKGYEDALHGTNAVKRVIVDKQGHVKKEETLVKGEAGNNLKLTLDSKFQQGVQDILKRNFDALQREGYGALSQGAYAVVMNPSTGGIYAMAGIAHDKKTGQITDDALGTIQSGFPPGSVVKMGTITAGWENNVLSGNQVLNDQPINILGSPTKQSWFTNGRVTPITAVQALEYSSNTYMIQTALNIMGQPYQPGMTIFTSKLDDSFKKMRKTYGEYGLGVATGIDIPGSSNGFIGQDADAANYLDESFGQYDTYTPMQLAQYAATIANDGKRVTPRLVDGIYGSTTDGPLGKLEKTIASKTLNTIPISQDNIKLLQQGMYQVTHGGNMATGKDVMNGASVSINAKTGTSETFTLDAAGNQVYTSVNNVVAYAPSDKPQIAIGVMIPDTIIKDGGVTTHANQDMTRDIVNLYNSMYGFK
- a CDS encoding LCP family protein, giving the protein MSKKRRHPHRKKKHPVLKVILILVALIIIAISAILYTLYKNVDTTFSNSYTTFPKTTQVDLKNAQPFTTLIIETGTNNSKNIAYAAVLASTNKATKQTTFMNFPVFATLPNTKTINDIYSSEGTAGIIQSIKDLMHVSVNKVIQIDIDKIGSLIEATGGVSMQNPRAFNAEGYQFKQGTISLKTADQVQAYLTQLGDTDLDASITRIQNVSMALYGNIQNGLRSKKIESVNYYRNILHAFTNMAKTNVNFDDAKTIGLKYNQALMHTSKLNLHTTDVAGKEVISQAELDTVKALFEKSLK
- a CDS encoding phosphodiester glycosidase family protein codes for the protein MERGRKKKKNRWPVYVAVVIILIIIAGAGVYALKGKFTAADKPKTNSANQPRKTSASNGYVEQKGAPAAAGSMEVVDDADEAGWVKVPSKVKLDKFTDLSANNITIYRINNPQVLKTVTNLTDQRMKMAEVIAKYPNALIMNASAFNMQTGQVAGFQINNGKLIQDWSAGTTIQYAFVINKDGSCQIYDSRTSAATIIKNGGQQAYDFGGAMIRDGKVQLNDGSVDWKIHIFIANDKDNNLYAIMSDTGAGYDNIMNTVSKLNLQNMLLLDSGGSSQLAVNGQTIIASQDDRAVPDYIVMK